The Drosophila innubila isolate TH190305 chromosome 2L unlocalized genomic scaffold, UK_Dinn_1.0 4_B_2L, whole genome shotgun sequence genome segment GAGGAGGATCATCTGGGACGCAGTATTGAGGATGATCTCAGCTCGTTGTCGATACCACAACAGTATATTCAACGCATGTGGCACTCGTTGAATTATTACCAGAAAATGCTGGAGGAACCGATGCCCACCAGATTATTACCCGATATAGTCCAAGCACCTTATGTGCAGCCACGTTATACCCTCGTCCTGGAGATGAAGGATGTGCTGGTGCACCCCGATTGGACCTATCAGACGGGTTGGCGATTCAAGAAGCGTCCTGGCGTCGATCACTTCTTGAAGCAGTGCAGCAAACACTTTGAGATCATTGTGTATACAGCGGAGCAGGGCATGACTGCGTTTCCCATTCTGGATGCACTCGATCCAAATGGGTATATACGTTATCGTCTGGTAAGAGGAGCTACTCAGCTGGTTGATGGACAGCATATCAAGAATCTTAATCGTCTCAATCGGAATCTCAGACGTGTTATTGTCGTGGATTGGGATCGTCGGGCGGTTCCATTGCATCCGGATAACATCTTTGCCATTTCCCGCTGGATGGGCAACGATGATGATGTTCAACTCTTCGATCTGGCCGCCTTTTTGGGACTCATAGCCGAACACAAGGTCTTTGTTTTaatagtttattatattttatatttatttagttattttttttttttagatggaGGATGTCAGGGAGGTGCTTCATTACTACAGTCAATTCGAGGATCCAATCGAACAATTCAAGGAGAATCAGCGCAAGATGCTGGAACTGAAGCAGGAGAAGACTGACATCGAAGTAGCTTCCAAAAAGAAATGAACGACAGATATTAATCTATTGCTCcttagatatatatttttctattttcagttaagctgaaaattaatttaattatgtgatTCTATTTTTGTATCCTTTCGAATATTCTTCACTTAAATTGCTTGCTTGTAAAACAACATGTCTATATTTGTAAGactgtaaatttaataaaaaattgctattgaatttaaaagttgttttagAAATTTAGTAATAAACCTTGTTGTATTAATCGAATTGAATTAACCCACATtggtaaatatataataaaatataataatatataaacaatcaaaatttttttgatcttaaattaatttgtttcttttgctttaattattagttgtccttaaagcattttttataatataacgAAATTTGTCTAAAACTAGGAACTATTTTGAAAACTGTTCTAAGCATTTTAGATATAAATTACGCAAAGTGAGCAGCAAAAATCTTGGGATTCAGCActcaatattataaattaatatcagtgtttaaaaacatttaataagtttCATTTTACTCATatcattatttacttttgattttctgaattttttcTCAACACcattagtattattttaaagtacgTCTTAACTTCTAACCAGTTTTATTCTTAATAAAGCGCATCCTATAATGCACTGAAAATAGctataaatatagattaaaaatttcaaaaattg includes the following:
- the LOC117780594 gene encoding mitochondrial import inner membrane translocase subunit TIM50-A isoform X2 codes for the protein MFNWTAWLRVIQQKAVAKVSPNPSWMTMASRLRGYNNYNKNRNNAKTTESKVTETKSKEMNMEEATQTKTDTTSKSNILPILNLNMSSDKTNYPKRSKWRYGYSLVVGGLCGTVMWAIYEMGKPEEDHLGRSIEDDLSSLSIPQQYIQRMWHSLNYYQKMLEEPMPTRLLPDIVQAPYVQPRYTLVLEMKDVLVHPDWTYQTGWRFKKRPGVDHFLKQCSKHFEIIVYTAEQGMTAFPILDALDPNGYIRYRLTCYCRGLGSSGGSIASG
- the LOC117780594 gene encoding mitochondrial import inner membrane translocase subunit TIM50-A isoform X1 is translated as MFNWTAWLRVIQQKAVAKVSPNPSWMTMASRLRGYNNYNKNRNNAKTTESKVTETKSKEMNMEEATQTKTDTTSKSNILPILNLNMSSDKTNYPKRSKWRYGYSLVVGGLCGTVMWAIYEMGKPEEDHLGRSIEDDLSSLSIPQQYIQRMWHSLNYYQKMLEEPMPTRLLPDIVQAPYVQPRYTLVLEMKDVLVHPDWTYQTGWRFKKRPGVDHFLKQCSKHFEIIVYTAEQGMTAFPILDALDPNGYIRYRLVRGATQLVDGQHIKNLNRLNRNLRRVIVVDWDRRAVPLHPDNIFAISRWMGNDDDVQLFDLAAFLGLIAEHKMEDVREVLHYYSQFEDPIEQFKENQRKMLELKQEKTDIEVASKKK